The following proteins are encoded in a genomic region of Alistipes shahii WAL 8301:
- a CDS encoding IS4 family transposase: MNKDKYVFAQLVAFLDNNKFRHLVDKYDGNRYVKNFTCWNQLMALMFGQLCNRESLRDVVVALETHQSKCYHLGMGRNPIAKTTFATANQNRDYRIFEDFAFFMMEQARKKRATDIFKLKGNVYAFDSTTIPLCLSVFWWAKFRKKKGGVKAHVLYDLESQVSAFFHITTASVHDSKAMKEIPYESGSYYVFDRGYNAFKELYKICLNESYFVVRAKKNLQYKCTKWKRRLPKNVLSDSVIELTDVNTQKKFPERLRLVRFHDDEQDRDFAFLTNAFHLTALEIANLYKNRWQIELFFKWLKQHLKIKKFWGTTENAVRIQICSAIITYCLVAIVQHDMRLKRSTYEVLQILSISLTDKTPLRDLFEKTNFNDVKELDYPLLEGLFD, encoded by the coding sequence ATGAACAAAGACAAATATGTATTCGCTCAATTGGTTGCATTTCTCGACAACAACAAGTTCCGTCACCTGGTTGACAAGTATGATGGGAACAGGTATGTCAAGAACTTCACCTGCTGGAATCAGCTCATGGCACTCATGTTCGGACAACTCTGTAACCGTGAGAGCCTGCGTGATGTTGTCGTTGCATTGGAGACTCACCAATCCAAATGTTATCACCTTGGAATGGGGCGTAATCCAATAGCGAAAACGACATTTGCCACAGCGAATCAGAATCGTGACTACAGGATCTTTGAAGACTTTGCCTTCTTCATGATGGAACAGGCTCGCAAGAAACGAGCAACCGACATCTTCAAGCTGAAGGGGAATGTTTATGCATTTGATTCAACAACGATTCCGCTCTGCTTGTCAGTATTCTGGTGGGCAAAGTTCCGCAAGAAGAAAGGAGGCGTTAAGGCGCATGTCCTTTATGATCTGGAGTCCCAAGTTTCTGCTTTCTTCCATATTACGACTGCATCGGTACACGATTCAAAGGCAATGAAGGAGATTCCCTATGAATCAGGTTCTTACTACGTATTTGACCGTGGTTACAATGCATTCAAGGAACTCTACAAGATTTGTCTTAATGAATCATACTTCGTGGTTCGGGCGAAGAAGAACTTACAGTACAAGTGTACGAAATGGAAACGTAGATTGCCTAAGAATGTGCTTTCTGATTCCGTTATTGAACTCACGGATGTGAACACACAGAAGAAGTTTCCTGAGAGGCTGCGACTTGTGAGATTTCACGATGACGAGCAAGACAGAGACTTCGCATTTTTGACGAATGCATTCCATCTTACCGCTCTCGAAATTGCTAATCTCTACAAGAACCGATGGCAGATTGAGTTGTTCTTCAAGTGGCTCAAGCAGCACCTCAAGATTAAGAAATTCTGGGGCACTACAGAGAACGCTGTCAGAATACAAATTTGCTCTGCAATCATAACTTATTGCCTTGTCGCCATCGTCCAACACGACATGCGACTAAAGCGGTCAACTTATGAGGTCCTGCAGATTTTGAGCATCTCACTAACGGATAAGACTCCACTGAGAGATCTCTTCGAAAAGACTAATTTCAACGATGTCAAAGAACTCGATTATCCCCTCTTGGAGGGACTATTTGATTAA
- a CDS encoding acyltransferase family protein: MTSNIRLVNFKEKLKQVFRTILVPYVIFMVFMLGPKIMLLDIDAEQQIIDVLMFRASWFVVVIGVLQIIYTCLIRIKADLLFVSLATIILFGLGYFIQVNYDDFLSFVNNNIYIQSKELPNRFPFCFNICMIMSPFFLLGIIYRHFETSILIPNSWKFIGGCVVCYIGLMGLDSCFFDSHIVVATNSYKNLPLIFIYAFVGILSLLLISKKVSSIRFVNYIGRYSLLFYYLNAFALRIVRVVLLKLHIDLESTWSIIIGALIAVALTFPMVMFINRYLPVLSGQKEAFNRISRALNLNIQW; encoded by the coding sequence GTGACCTCTAATATTCGATTAGTTAATTTTAAGGAGAAACTAAAACAAGTATTTAGGACTATTTTGGTGCCATATGTCATTTTTATGGTGTTCATGTTAGGGCCCAAAATAATGTTATTAGATATTGATGCTGAACAACAAATCATTGATGTGTTGATGTTTAGAGCATCCTGGTTTGTCGTTGTGATTGGGGTGCTGCAAATTATATATACTTGTTTGATTCGGATTAAAGCTGATCTTCTATTTGTATCATTGGCTACTATTATACTATTTGGCCTTGGATATTTTATTCAAGTTAATTATGATGATTTTTTATCCTTTGTTAATAATAACATATATATACAGTCCAAAGAATTACCGAACAGGTTCCCATTTTGCTTCAATATATGTATGATAATGAGTCCATTTTTTCTATTAGGAATAATATATAGACATTTTGAAACATCTATTCTTATTCCGAATTCATGGAAATTTATTGGCGGATGTGTTGTTTGCTATATTGGATTGATGGGGTTAGATAGTTGCTTTTTTGATAGTCACATAGTAGTTGCAACTAACAGTTATAAGAATTTACCGCTTATTTTTATATATGCATTTGTTGGAATCCTCTCTCTCTTATTAATATCGAAAAAAGTAAGTAGTATTCGGTTTGTAAATTATATAGGCAGATATTCTTTATTATTTTATTATTTAAATGCATTTGCCCTTAGAATTGTGAGGGTTGTGTTATTGAAACTTCATATTGATCTGGAGTCTACTTGGTCAATTATAATAGGTGCATTAATAGCTGTCGCTCTAACATTTCCTATGGTAATGTTTATTAATCGATATTTACCTGTTTTATCCGGGCAAAAAGAAGCGTTTAATAGAATTAGTAGAGCTCTTAATTTAAATATCCAATGGTGA
- a CDS encoding acyltransferase, whose protein sequence is MILHRIINKIKRVRALRNGDAYVKYIRKLGVEIGEGYFIPEPKQIEIDITRPSLVTIGNNVRLNIGFTLLTHDFGSGVFRNLYSEFIPSSGPVTIGNNVYFARHCTVLKGVSIGDNCIIGYGSVVVKSIPANSVAVGCPARVICSIDEYYNKRKRLCIDEAVIYAQSIIKRYGRQPVVSDFWEEFPLFVDKHNMSQYPDLPYKRQLGNAYGNWIKDHKAPFNGFEDFLKYVHSSFEK, encoded by the coding sequence ATGATACTTCATCGAATAATAAATAAGATTAAAAGAGTTAGGGCTCTTCGAAATGGAGACGCATATGTAAAGTATATTCGCAAATTAGGTGTTGAGATTGGAGAAGGATATTTTATACCAGAGCCCAAACAGATTGAGATCGATATTACAAGGCCATCTTTAGTGACTATTGGTAATAATGTTCGTTTGAATATTGGATTCACTCTTTTAACCCATGATTTTGGATCTGGGGTATTTAGAAATTTGTATTCAGAGTTTATTCCGTCGTCTGGGCCTGTTACGATTGGCAATAATGTCTATTTTGCCAGGCACTGTACAGTTCTCAAAGGGGTCTCTATTGGCGATAATTGTATTATTGGATATGGAAGCGTTGTTGTAAAAAGTATTCCTGCTAATTCTGTAGCTGTTGGTTGTCCTGCAAGGGTAATATGTAGTATTGATGAATATTATAATAAACGAAAACGATTATGTATAGATGAGGCAGTTATATATGCTCAAAGTATTATAAAACGTTATGGTCGACAGCCTGTTGTATCTGACTTCTGGGAAGAATTCCCTCTTTTTGTTGATAAGCATAATATGTCTCAATATCCAGACTTGCCATATAAACGTCAGTTAGGCAATGCTTATGGTAATTGGATAAAAGATCATAAGGCTCCTTTTAATGGATTTGAAGATTTTCTAAAATATGTTCATTCCTCCTTTGAAAAATAA
- a CDS encoding glycosyltransferase family 4 protein, with amino-acid sequence MLYILSFLVAILSVHWIHPRLVRIALDKNIVDNPNARKLQRRPTPVLGGIAFFFGSVIGLGCASITCDCSELFIVVVAMMIMLYTGTMDDILDLSPVLRFLIEIGTVLLLIFVGGYTLNDFHGLWGLNQIPQGVAIPLTVFAAVGIINAINLIDGVDGLSSGYCILTSLLFGVMFWYVGDRTMGMLAVVAAGSLIPFFFHNVFGKNSKMFIGDGGTLVMGIVMSVFVIRILRHGSMSEVYDAANIGLVPFTLAVLSVPVFDTLRVMTTRILKRKSPFHPDKTHLHHMFIRLGCSHAATTLAILILNFFVVPCWWVSYMAGCSIDVQLYIVLVLSILITFGLYNFMEWHIRHKTQFVRLLHRIGYRTHLNRTGIFFWFQRIADK; translated from the coding sequence ATGTTATACATCCTCTCTTTTCTGGTCGCTATTCTGAGCGTCCATTGGATTCATCCGCGTTTGGTGCGGATCGCCCTCGACAAGAACATCGTCGACAATCCCAATGCCCGCAAACTGCAACGTCGTCCGACTCCCGTTCTGGGCGGTATTGCCTTCTTCTTCGGATCGGTCATCGGGCTGGGCTGTGCCAGTATAACTTGCGACTGCTCCGAACTCTTCATCGTCGTCGTCGCGATGATGATTATGCTCTATACCGGCACGATGGATGACATCCTCGATCTTTCGCCGGTCCTGCGGTTCCTGATCGAGATCGGCACGGTTCTGCTGCTGATTTTCGTCGGAGGATACACCTTGAATGACTTCCACGGGTTGTGGGGCCTCAATCAGATCCCGCAAGGGGTGGCTATTCCGCTGACGGTCTTTGCGGCCGTGGGCATCATCAATGCCATCAACCTGATCGACGGGGTAGACGGCCTCTCGTCGGGCTACTGCATCTTGACGAGCCTTCTTTTCGGTGTGATGTTCTGGTACGTGGGGGATCGGACAATGGGCATGTTGGCTGTCGTGGCAGCCGGATCGCTGATTCCGTTCTTCTTCCACAACGTCTTCGGAAAGAACTCGAAGATGTTCATCGGCGATGGCGGAACGTTGGTTATGGGTATCGTCATGTCGGTCTTCGTGATCCGAATCCTGCGCCACGGCTCGATGAGCGAGGTTTATGATGCGGCAAATATCGGGCTGGTTCCCTTTACGCTGGCGGTCCTATCCGTCCCGGTCTTTGATACGCTCCGCGTGATGACGACGCGCATCCTGAAGCGCAAGTCTCCGTTCCACCCGGACAAGACGCACCTGCACCACATGTTCATCCGCCTAGGATGCTCGCATGCCGCCACGACCCTTGCGATTTTGATCTTGAACTTCTTCGTGGTGCCGTGCTGGTGGGTCAGCTACATGGCCGGCTGCTCGATTGATGTCCAACTGTATATCGTGCTTGTGTTGAGCATCCTGATTACATTTGGCCTTTATAACTTCATGGAGTGGCATATCCGTCACAAGACGCAATTTGTCCGCTTGCTTCACCGCATCGGCTACCGCACGCACCTTAATCGAACGGGTATCTTCTTCTGGTTCCAGAGAATAGCAGATAAATAG
- a CDS encoding oligosaccharide flippase family protein, protein MFFKLLKTDNSNITRRIVSGSFWVLVGTIVSKIMVFVATIIVARILSKEVYGQLGIIRSTIQLFVGLTAFGIGATATKHIAQYRISNPHMAVRIYCIANIFVFLMGLIACIILISAAGIIANHKLNAPELAVDIRIAGIILFFTLINGAQTGTLSGFEDFKRIATTNLIMGCSEIILLCIGAKFFGLVGAILGFGFTYFIAWCYNTFYIRKHICSLGVSVIETIKTLRFSDFKVIYSFSLPIAISSWITMGAYWWVKTWVVQHAGFENMANYDVAEQWKSQLLFIPGIVANVLLPILSSSMNNKQERKIAIKINLMINLFVTGILFFGICIFGHKILSLYGGGYTNLTPLYILAFAAIIDSVSNLCGTIVISSGQAYRVFTYNVIWAVVIISAYLYFAKSAQQPENSLAFAYLIASIVQTMFMGTFVIRNLKRGNYV, encoded by the coding sequence ATGTTTTTCAAACTATTAAAGACCGATAATTCCAATATTACAAGGCGAATTGTATCCGGCTCATTTTGGGTTTTAGTAGGTACAATTGTATCGAAAATAATGGTTTTTGTCGCGACTATCATCGTGGCTAGAATCTTATCAAAAGAGGTATATGGACAATTGGGTATTATCCGATCAACGATTCAACTTTTTGTGGGACTTACGGCATTTGGTATAGGTGCAACTGCCACCAAGCATATTGCCCAATATCGTATCTCAAATCCGCATATGGCAGTTAGAATATATTGTATTGCTAATATATTCGTTTTTCTGATGGGCCTTATTGCTTGTATTATTCTAATTAGTGCTGCTGGTATTATTGCGAATCATAAACTTAATGCACCAGAACTAGCAGTAGATATTAGAATTGCCGGTATTATATTATTCTTTACGCTGATAAATGGAGCTCAGACAGGAACATTATCCGGCTTTGAGGATTTTAAACGTATTGCTACGACAAATTTAATAATGGGCTGTTCTGAAATTATACTATTATGTATTGGCGCTAAGTTCTTTGGGTTGGTAGGAGCAATTTTGGGTTTTGGCTTTACATATTTTATAGCATGGTGTTATAATACATTTTATATTCGTAAACATATTTGCAGCCTTGGAGTTTCAGTCATTGAAACAATTAAAACCTTAAGGTTCTCTGATTTTAAAGTCATTTATTCTTTTAGCCTCCCTATTGCTATCTCTTCTTGGATTACAATGGGGGCATATTGGTGGGTAAAAACATGGGTGGTACAACATGCTGGTTTTGAAAATATGGCAAATTACGATGTCGCAGAACAATGGAAATCCCAATTATTATTTATTCCTGGAATTGTAGCAAATGTGTTATTGCCTATTTTGTCGAGTTCTATGAATAATAAGCAAGAAAGGAAGATTGCGATTAAAATTAATCTTATGATAAATCTTTTTGTAACGGGAATTCTATTCTTCGGCATCTGTATATTTGGTCATAAAATATTGTCATTATATGGGGGTGGATATACTAATCTAACTCCTTTGTATATTTTAGCGTTTGCTGCAATTATTGATTCAGTCTCAAATCTATGTGGCACGATAGTTATCTCTTCGGGACAAGCTTATCGAGTTTTTACTTATAATGTGATTTGGGCTGTTGTTATTATTTCTGCGTATCTGTATTTCGCAAAATCTGCCCAGCAACCTGAAAATAGCTTAGCTTTTGCTTATTTAATAGCCTCAATTGTGCAAACTATGTTCATGGGCACTTTTGTAATCAGGAACTTAAAACGTGGTAACTATGTGTAA
- a CDS encoding glycosyltransferase, translated as MKVLNLIWGFTLGAGIDKCFLTYARLNEIDEMLEIRNVCINILSLNSHIEPLKRINADFINIKSRKDFSWVGKLADLIRVYQPDIIFTHGFNGAIVVLIERLLKKVRTKTILTYHGAYQAPTKAKKILEKLYNGLSIWVYKHVAYKTICVAEYSRQYLISKGVPACKVITIHNGIKNSVSSCHPVKMSSNIINIITASRIDEIKGLNYMLDAIKILRKKNLDFHYYMIGEGPELTNLKNICHEYALDDRISFMGFQDNVQDWLAAADIFVIPSLSENHSIALLEAMRAQLAIVATKVGGNGESITDGEQGLLIPRADSISLANALEKLILDPLLREKLAIGARIRFEKEFTESAMMHNLIKVLHS; from the coding sequence ATGAAAGTATTAAATCTTATTTGGGGATTTACTCTTGGTGCTGGGATAGACAAATGCTTTTTAACATATGCCCGATTGAATGAGATTGATGAAATGTTGGAGATTCGGAATGTTTGTATCAATATTCTTAGTTTAAACTCGCATATTGAGCCATTAAAAAGGATTAATGCTGATTTTATAAATATAAAAAGTCGTAAAGATTTCTCGTGGGTTGGAAAATTAGCCGATTTGATTCGTGTTTATCAGCCTGATATAATATTTACACATGGATTCAATGGTGCAATTGTCGTATTGATTGAACGATTGCTGAAGAAAGTAAGGACTAAGACTATTTTAACGTACCATGGAGCATACCAAGCTCCGACTAAAGCAAAAAAAATCCTCGAGAAATTATATAATGGTTTGTCAATTTGGGTGTACAAGCATGTTGCATATAAAACGATCTGTGTAGCTGAATATTCTCGTCAATATTTGATCTCTAAGGGTGTTCCTGCCTGCAAGGTTATTACAATACATAATGGAATAAAGAATTCTGTGTCTTCATGCCATCCCGTGAAGATGTCTTCTAATATTATAAATATTATAACAGCTTCTCGTATAGACGAGATTAAGGGGCTGAATTATATGTTAGACGCCATAAAAATCTTGCGGAAGAAAAATCTCGATTTCCATTATTATATGATTGGAGAAGGGCCAGAATTAACAAATCTAAAAAATATATGCCATGAATATGCGTTAGATGATCGAATCTCATTTATGGGATTTCAAGATAACGTGCAAGATTGGCTTGCAGCAGCAGATATTTTTGTAATACCATCTCTTAGTGAGAATCATTCTATTGCCTTATTAGAGGCGATGCGTGCGCAACTGGCTATTGTCGCAACTAAGGTTGGAGGAAATGGCGAGTCGATTACAGATGGGGAACAAGGATTGTTGATCCCTAGAGCAGATAGCATATCTCTGGCTAATGCTTTGGAAAAGCTTATATTAGATCCTTTGTTGCGAGAAAAACTTGCAATTGGTGCTCGAATCCGATTCGAAAAAGAATTCACGGAAAGCGCTATGATGCATAATTTAATCAAAGTCTTGCATTCGTAA
- a CDS encoding nucleotidyltransferase domain-containing protein yields MGKKQSKISVLFKKQKKHLPAKLEGTWIGELCRYGWMIFISAWILQGMRIMNWREVVIKLGLDIFITFLLWLCGLPWIISLLIAHTLNFTFNGQLFAMFTHMGATGVPASNFLNYTIKISESCHRKKFLRAAIAYGSLSRGCYKSTSDIDLRLIPQPGAINWWKTAFWALGLRAKAFVVRYPLDMYVYDPEVVVKKMRTDELPIILDEKNGSMKSYYPERVEMSEFVDVFSRNNL; encoded by the coding sequence ATGGGGAAAAAGCAATCTAAGATTTCTGTTCTTTTCAAAAAACAGAAAAAGCATTTACCTGCAAAATTGGAAGGTACATGGATTGGTGAATTATGTAGATATGGCTGGATGATATTCATTTCTGCATGGATCTTACAAGGCATGCGCATTATGAATTGGCGTGAAGTTGTTATCAAATTGGGATTGGATATTTTTATTACATTTTTGTTGTGGTTGTGTGGTTTACCTTGGATAATATCATTATTGATTGCTCATACTTTAAATTTTACTTTTAATGGGCAATTATTTGCCATGTTTACGCATATGGGAGCAACCGGGGTGCCGGCCTCAAATTTCTTGAACTATACGATCAAAATATCTGAGTCTTGTCATCGTAAGAAGTTTTTACGGGCAGCTATAGCTTATGGGTCTTTATCTAGAGGATGTTATAAATCTACTTCAGATATTGATCTTCGGCTTATTCCTCAGCCTGGCGCTATAAACTGGTGGAAGACTGCATTTTGGGCGTTGGGATTGCGTGCTAAAGCCTTTGTCGTCCGTTATCCGTTGGATATGTATGTATATGATCCGGAGGTTGTGGTGAAGAAAATGCGGACAGATGAGTTGCCTATCATATTGGATGAAAAGAACGGGAGTATGAAATCATATTATCCAGAAAGAGTTGAGATGTCCGAATTTGTCGATGTTTTTAGTCGAAATAATTTATAA
- a CDS encoding glycosyltransferase has translation MKNKRNRIIIVSPRQFGYQTDYLKYCEYLKNSNEVVFFTLDQGEKKISSNGVCVKYSKISSRFKLLGEICFILKVVLYIMTHRGEVMIAYGSHCSIYKRLLPWRKMVVNFRTVSVAYDPEQRKKENERFRKESLLFDRIIMISEEGASQIGFDKSKLAVVSLGADIISSTHKDFEPLRLLYVGTLYNRDIIKTIDGFYKFLSQMAVENIHYDIVGDGEERELLKNRIEELNIQQYVTLHGKKPYDELKYYFDKCNIGVSFIPITDWYEYQPPTKTFEYCLSGLFCIATATAANSRVINETNGILIQDTSDAFADALTEIYKNHSHINSNQIRLSMMQYTWPMIVNDQLIPALQWKKS, from the coding sequence TTGAAAAATAAAAGAAACCGGATAATTATTGTGTCTCCCCGGCAATTTGGATATCAGACTGATTATTTAAAATATTGTGAGTATCTGAAAAATAGCAACGAGGTTGTTTTTTTTACTTTGGATCAAGGTGAAAAGAAGATCTCAAGCAATGGAGTATGTGTAAAATATAGTAAAATATCAAGCCGGTTTAAGCTGTTAGGAGAGATCTGTTTTATTTTAAAAGTTGTTCTATATATCATGACACATCGGGGAGAAGTTATGATTGCATATGGTTCGCATTGTTCCATTTATAAACGACTGCTTCCGTGGAGGAAAATGGTTGTTAATTTCCGAACTGTATCTGTTGCGTATGATCCCGAACAAAGGAAAAAGGAGAATGAAAGGTTTCGTAAAGAATCACTTCTATTTGATCGAATAATAATGATTTCTGAAGAGGGAGCATCGCAAATAGGCTTTGATAAATCAAAGTTAGCAGTTGTTTCTCTTGGCGCAGATATTATATCATCTACGCATAAAGATTTTGAGCCTCTTCGTTTGTTATATGTTGGGACTCTTTATAATCGAGATATTATAAAGACTATAGATGGCTTTTATAAGTTCCTTTCTCAAATGGCAGTTGAAAATATCCATTATGATATTGTAGGAGATGGAGAAGAACGAGAGCTTTTAAAGAATCGCATTGAGGAACTAAATATACAACAATATGTCACATTACATGGTAAAAAGCCATATGATGAGTTAAAATACTATTTTGATAAATGCAATATTGGAGTTTCATTTATTCCTATTACAGACTGGTATGAATATCAGCCCCCTACTAAAACCTTCGAATATTGTTTGTCCGGGTTGTTTTGTATTGCCACTGCTACGGCGGCTAATAGCCGTGTAATTAATGAGACAAATGGCATTCTAATCCAAGATACATCGGATGCATTTGCCGATGCATTAACAGAAATATACAAAAATCATAGTCATATAAATTCCAATCAAATTAGGCTGTCAATGATGCAATATACTTGGCCTATGATTGTGAATGATCAGTTGATACCAGCATTGCAATGGAAGAAGAGTTGA
- a CDS encoding acyltransferase — MAPVRFYSKGGKVMITGPIRHAMISLGLPGNDVFDRQEPFIWNVEGGVCHFQGSCAINPGSSITLRKGAYLSFGERVSMGQHTKIICYKKIVIGHQSLISWDCTLMDSDAHPFYDLEQQRLISNSESIVIGCRTFIGQRSTILKGAFLPNYSSLASNSLLNKKMVDQFALYGGIPARLVKKNIARIINERDIQEGIKILQQNYNNK; from the coding sequence ATGGCACCGGTGAGATTTTACTCAAAGGGCGGAAAAGTAATGATAACAGGGCCGATTCGACATGCGATGATTTCGTTAGGTTTGCCTGGTAATGACGTGTTTGATAGACAAGAACCATTTATTTGGAATGTAGAAGGTGGTGTTTGTCATTTTCAGGGATCTTGTGCAATAAATCCAGGTTCGTCAATAACTCTTCGTAAAGGAGCTTATTTATCATTTGGCGAAAGAGTTTCTATGGGTCAGCATACAAAAATAATATGTTATAAAAAAATTGTCATAGGACATCAATCACTCATATCTTGGGATTGTACCTTAATGGATTCGGATGCCCATCCTTTTTATGATTTGGAGCAACAGCGTTTAATTTCAAATTCAGAGTCGATAGTTATAGGTTGTCGAACATTTATAGGACAAAGATCAACTATATTGAAAGGGGCTTTTTTGCCTAATTATTCCAGCCTCGCATCAAATAGTCTTTTAAATAAAAAGATGGTGGATCAATTTGCTTTGTATGGCGGAATTCCAGCTCGTTTGGTGAAAAAGAACATTGCCCGAATAATAAATGAACGTGATATACAAGAAGGAATAAAAATATTGCAACAAAATTATAACAATAAATAA
- a CDS encoding glycosyltransferase family 4 protein, producing MNILYLCDEYPPAKTGGIGTVTKIVAEAMVRKGHMVYVLSGRPAGHTLPYETSINGVIVYRLTYFKILLPLFKMPERYKNIAINILRKIGAMHFFAKKAQRQNDRFAMSLIRSKNIEIIEKPDYSILSKYFSRPIQFVHYGIPTIIRVHGAPSFISYYKTGYITNVQRTNDINNYLSADRICAVSEFSKNFVQNILQVDKKIDVIYNPLENKYLQMACSTSRSNTIVFLGKIIETKGAFSLIKAFCSIASKYPNINLIMIGGGKIRAAQSLIDDQYRGRIKFTGYLSREEIKQKISSSLFCAIPSYFENFSLAAMEVMACGKALIYTNRASGPELINDKVNGLLVDPENVCQIASAIEFLLNNLEQCQQMGLEAQKTILHTFSENVVMEQIENYYKSCINSHRKNDTSSNNK from the coding sequence ATGAATATACTGTACTTGTGTGATGAATATCCACCTGCGAAGACAGGAGGAATTGGAACAGTTACTAAAATTGTTGCGGAGGCAATGGTTCGAAAAGGGCATATGGTATATGTTTTAAGTGGTCGCCCAGCGGGACATACTTTGCCTTATGAGACATCAATTAATGGGGTTATAGTATATCGATTAACCTATTTTAAAATTCTGTTGCCGCTATTTAAAATGCCTGAAAGGTATAAGAATATAGCAATCAATATTTTGCGTAAGATTGGAGCTATGCATTTTTTTGCAAAAAAAGCTCAGCGGCAAAATGATCGTTTTGCAATGTCTCTAATTCGCAGCAAGAATATAGAGATTATAGAAAAACCTGATTATAGTATTTTATCTAAATATTTTTCTCGGCCTATACAATTTGTTCATTATGGAATACCTACAATAATTCGAGTGCATGGAGCTCCTTCGTTTATTTCATATTATAAAACAGGGTATATTACAAATGTGCAGCGGACTAATGATATAAATAATTATTTATCTGCTGATCGTATCTGTGCAGTAAGTGAGTTCTCTAAAAATTTTGTTCAGAACATACTTCAGGTTGATAAAAAAATAGATGTTATCTATAATCCTTTAGAGAATAAATATCTTCAAATGGCTTGTTCGACAAGCCGCAGCAATACAATAGTTTTTCTGGGTAAGATCATTGAAACAAAAGGCGCATTTTCACTAATTAAAGCTTTTTGTAGTATTGCCTCTAAATATCCTAATATAAATCTCATTATGATAGGAGGGGGGAAGATTAGAGCGGCTCAATCCTTAATTGACGATCAATATCGAGGGCGTATAAAATTTACGGGTTATTTATCTCGGGAGGAAATAAAACAAAAGATTTCATCATCCTTATTTTGTGCTATTCCTAGCTATTTTGAGAATTTTAGTTTGGCCGCAATGGAAGTTATGGCTTGTGGTAAGGCGCTTATATATACAAATCGAGCGTCGGGTCCAGAACTTATTAATGATAAAGTTAATGGCCTGCTGGTTGATCCGGAGAATGTGTGTCAAATCGCATCGGCGATAGAATTTCTTTTGAATAATCTGGAACAATGTCAACAAATGGGGCTTGAAGCACAAAAAACAATATTGCATACTTTTTCCGAAAATGTAGTGATGGAACAAATTGAGAATTATTATAAGAGTTGCATAAATAGCCATAGAAAAAATGATACTTCATCGAATAATAAATAA
- a CDS encoding GNAT family N-acetyltransferase produces MLSKHVRQNLRTAKNRCQKSGLVLTQTFYKETTDRLLIDNCKMIREMRLDLKTSRAKKQMSLMQKCRNNVERILKYQFPVYHVLDVHTQGWLLTITCQDELCAFFHGGYDMFRNSLVVMCAGVNPKFARYSPGLLSMYNQIKIFLEEQHLDSIDFTRGNEKYKYDLGGKDEYIYHVQFKV; encoded by the coding sequence ATGCTATCTAAGCACGTACGGCAGAATTTACGTACAGCCAAGAACCGTTGTCAAAAATCAGGCTTGGTTTTAACGCAAACATTTTATAAAGAGACAACTGATCGCTTGTTGATTGATAACTGTAAGATGATTAGGGAAATGAGGTTAGACCTTAAAACTAGTCGAGCTAAAAAACAGATGTCATTGATGCAAAAATGTCGAAACAATGTAGAACGTATTTTAAAATATCAGTTTCCGGTTTATCATGTATTGGATGTTCATACCCAAGGATGGTTGTTAACGATTACATGTCAAGATGAGCTTTGTGCTTTTTTTCATGGGGGATATGATATGTTTCGTAATAGCTTGGTAGTAATGTGTGCCGGGGTAAATCCTAAATTTGCTAGATATTCTCCGGGCTTATTATCAATGTATAATCAGATTAAAATATTTCTTGAGGAACAGCATCTAGACTCAATAGATTTTACTCGTGGTAATGAAAAGTATAAGTATGATCTTGGAGGAAAGGATGAATATATATATCATGTACAATTCAAAGTATAA